A window of Syngnathus typhle isolate RoL2023-S1 ecotype Sweden linkage group LG9, RoL_Styp_1.0, whole genome shotgun sequence genomic DNA:
AAGTGACCCATCATATTCATTTAATGGGTTTATAGTAGAATGAATGGGGTCTTGCCGCCGCAGTGTGTCGCCATCAGAAGCGAGAAAGAAACACACAAACCGCTGATTGTGACTGAAGTGTGTCCCCGCCGGCACGGTGGGCAAGACCATCAAGGCACCTCGAGTACTTCTTCACTGCTGAACCTGATGAGGTCCGTGCATGGGCTGTATGCCTAAATGCCCCCCCACACCCCTTCCCGACCCCCAGAACAGATTGTAAGGGAGCGCCCAAACCAGTGCAGCACGTTCCACCCTGCTGGCAACCTCACTGATATCACACGCTCTCAACTTTGTCATGGTTGTGCTTTAGGCGGTCATTACAGGCCCAGGATAACTTCAATTACTGGTGAGCTGCTGAACAGTGAAAGTGGGGGCCCGCATTGATTGAGGAGGGCAACAATTGATTTTGCCCATTACGTCCATGAGAATGTTTCCATCCCGCGCGGATCTGCCTGCCCTCCTCCTGCCGCTGGAGATAAGGAGCCCGCGCATTGTGCCTGCCTAATCTGTGTGACGGAGGATGTCTGTGCCAAAATTGATGTCGCTTTTCATTCCTCTGTTTGGGGGCCCGGCCGGGGGCACCTCCTCCCTCTGTGTCTCAGTGTACACAGCCCGGCCAGCTGAGAGCTTTGTGTTATGGCATCGCAGCGTTCGCGTCAATACAGATGTTGATTTGGGGGGTTTAAGAAAAATTAACAATCTATCTCAGTGCTTTGaatacatactttttttttttcttcgtcccAACGAAAGGTCAATCGCAGCGCAGCTTCTGAGTTTAGTAATATCACATGTGGTGTCCCGCAGGGATCAATACTGGGACCAATACTGTTCAGCATTTACTTGTTTGCGCTTGGTGGAAATATACGTAATACTTGATTTTTAAAGATGAGTATATGTCGGCAAGTATCACTGCTGTGTTGGTGTGGCTGTGAAGACTCTACCCAACTTTTATTATTCCTCAGACTGTGCTGGGGCCGGAGGGGAAGACACCTAACATTTCTCTGTGATAACATCAGCATGCTCACTCTTTCCACAACATGACCGATGGCGCcgttatttatatataaaaaaaaagaaaaaaagccatgAAACACTTCAAAGGTTGTTGTTGGCGACGATAGATTACCACAAGCCAAAGTCGCTTCTTGGAGCATTTAGTCAGGTAGGCATCAGTGAGTAACAATATTAAGCCAATCTATCTTGCGCTGTAAAAACTACACTCGCTAACATCATGTTCCCAAGTCCTTTAACATGCATTATTAGGCAAGCTGGAGGTGACCATTATCTTTCAGAGTTGCTTTTAATGAGGGAAATCTGCATCTCTTGAAATGTagcgtatttaaaaaaaaaaaaagccccctgTTAATCCATTTCCCTTCACACCGACAAACCTTGATGCTGATTAATAGTAGTTAAGCTCACAAGCACTCTGTCAGTGAGACCGCAAAGAGAATGTATTAGCGGCATTAAATGCGGCATGAAATACGTATGTTGACCCCGGCCTGATTAGATGCTTAATTAAAAGCGTTCGACAGTTCCTGAGCACACTGGCAGGAAGAGCAGGAAGGCTTGACGAGTCGTAGTGATACACTGCCGCCACGTCACTTGTTTGGCTCGTTTGTCATCGCTGTCCGACTTGATTTTCCATGCATATAAATTGAACATCAGTCATCCGGGAGCTCTTAAAGAGGACTCGGGGGCGCAAACCATTTTGAAAACTAccagtgttgtttttgtttgtgaattATTCGTGGGGCACCGACCACTTGGGAGGGTTTTACGGTTCTTGCTCTTGCggattttaacttttttttcccccctggcaAGATAGTACACAGAGACAGCATATAGTCCTTATTGTCAAAGTTTTGAACTGAATGAAATTTTAGTTGGATGCACCTGTCACTTTCATTAGCTGTAAAAAGCAGGTTTGTTTTCAACAAAAACTAGGCTATGCTGAAatacttgtttttttattcttcttcgaAATGGACTGCCTCAAAATGTGTGTGCTGCCGTCTTGTGGTCGATAATGTAATTACACCGAATATAAACAGTTGTTTTgtgattattatcattatcattattattattattattatgaaaacgTGGTGCTAGagaaaaataattcatttaGACAAGTTTACATGCatctctgataaaaaaaaataaaaaaatgtgttaaCCAGTGATTCTACTAAGTTTTGTCCCATCAACTGTTTCTGGTGAAACTTCCACTTTCCCCTAATGCAAAACCGGCTCTGAAAACTTCTGTCATGCTCAGTAAATGCGGAGCAGAACTCTCTCATTTCTACTTTACTCTTGAACTTAATCCAGTCTGCCTTCTTGCATTTGAACACAGTGAGATGTTATTGAATTTGATGTGAATTACCAAACACTATCGAGGCCTGCAGCTCTACTAAACTGTCCAGGCCTCTCTTCGCAACGCCGACTCTTCTTGCCGTCATGACCAGAGAGCCAAGCGGAGAGCCGCGACGAGACACGTTTACTGGGGCAGAAATCAATAGCGGCAAGGAATGGGAACCACAAGGCGTTGATAACAAGGCTGACTTCTTATCGGCCTCCACGCTGCCCTGGCATTGGGCAGCCGAGTAGAAGTCTATCCACAAATCAAAAAGAAACATAAAAACACCATCAGTTCATCAAACACTATCTTGTTCACACACTGTAATCCATCTTCCCTAAAACAATgcatctgtcttttttttttttccctcgcttGGCTTTGTGACAGAAAGGAACTAAGGCTCCACAGGCTGCAAGAGAAGATCCACAGCGACTCGGTGAAGGGCTTCATTGTGGCGCTAGTAATGAAATTCCAGGATTTTAAAGAGGAAGGCAGCCAGAGCGCTGTCAAGGTGAGCAGCCAGAGATGAGGGGTAAGTCTCGTGTGATCTGTCGAGCTGACAGTCGGCGACTGCAAACTGCTCTTCACCTTTACTCGGGGGAAGAAATTAGTGCGCACTCCACA
This region includes:
- the LOC133159828 gene encoding obg-like ATPase 1 isoform X3; its protein translation is MEMITGIQTDERPPALDNLNLEVFLSVCVALGCCNGIQRKELRLHRLQEKIHSDSVKGFIVALVMKFQDFKEEGSQSAVKVSSQR